CGCCACCATTTACGCAGTTAAATACTGCCTATCCTGCAACTGCCTATATTAAAGGATTTCTAAATTCCAAAAATGTAAAAGCAACGCAAATGGATTTAAGTATCGAGTTGTTTACAGCTGTGTTTACCAAAGAATTTATCGATGCTATTTTTAAACAAGCAGATTTATTAGGCAATATAGATTTGCCTTTGGTGTATAATCAGCGAGAAGAATACATCAATAAAGTAGATACTGTAATGCAGTATTTGCGTGTGCAAGAAGTTACAGCAGCATATCAAATTGTGCACAAAGATTTTTTACCTCATGGACACAGACGTATCAAATTAAACAAAGATTTATCAACCGAATTTGGCAAACTAGGCATTTTAGACAAAGCAAAACACATTGCAACCTTGTTTGTAGAAGAATTGGGCGATTTTATAAATGCCAATGTAGATGAGTTTTTCTCCTTTACAAGATATGCAGAACAATTGGGCAGAACAGCTTCTAGCTTCGATCAATTAGATGAGTTTTTGGAATACGAAACCACCTTGATTGAAGATGAAATGTTGTACATTCTAGAGGAGCAAATTAAACAAGACACCTATGATTTAGTTTGTTTTACAATTCCTTTTCCTGGTAATTTATTTTCGGCTTTAAGATGTGCTCAATTTATTAAAAGAGCATATCCAAACCTTAAAATTGCTTTTGGAGGTGGATATTGCAACACAGAATTAAGACGTTTATCAGATCCAAGAATTTTTAATTTTGTAGATTTTATTACGTTAGATGATGGAGAAGGTCCGTTATTAAAAATCACCGAATTTTTAGAGCATAAAATAGGAGAGGAGCAACTAGAAAGAACCTATATCTGTAAAAATAACAAGGTTTTATATGCTGATAAAAAACCAAATACTATTTTTCATCATAAAAATTTACCTGCACCAAGTTATATTGGTTTGCCAACTGCAAAATATTTGTCGTTTTTAGATGTGATGAATCCCATGCACAGAATGTGGTCTGATGGAAAGTGGAATAAACTTACCATTTCTCATGGTTGTTATTGGAAACAATGTTCTTTTTGCGATGTAACTTTAGATTATATTGGCAATTACCAAAACACCACAGCTGATGATTTGGTGAATAAAATTGAGCAAATAATATCAGAAACAGGTGTTACAGGTTTTCATTTTGTGGATGAAGCTGCACCACCAAAAATGTTGAGAGCGTTGGCAAATGCATTAATAGCACGTAAAATTCACATCACTTGGTGGACGAACATTCGTTTTGAAAAAACATTTACGCCTGAATTGTGTGCCTTATTATCAAAATCTGGTTGTATTGCTGTCACTGGAGGTTTGGAAGTAGCTTCAGACAGATTGCTGGCAAAAATGAAAAAAGGTGTTGATATTGCACAAGTTGCGAGAGTTACCAAAGCTTTTTCGAACGAAAATATTATGGTACATGCCTATTTAATGTTTGGTTTCCCTACAGAAACTGCGCAAGAAACCATTGATTCTTTAGAAGTTGTGCGTCAGTTATTTCAGCATAATTGCATTCAGTCTGCTTTTTGGCATCAATTTGCATGTACAAGTCACAGTCCAGTTGGTAAAAACCCTGATGAATTCCAAATAAA
The DNA window shown above is from Polaribacter sp. Hel_I_88 and carries:
- a CDS encoding radical SAM protein yields the protein MSINTLLITPPFTQLNTAYPATAYIKGFLNSKNVKATQMDLSIELFTAVFTKEFIDAIFKQADLLGNIDLPLVYNQREEYINKVDTVMQYLRVQEVTAAYQIVHKDFLPHGHRRIKLNKDLSTEFGKLGILDKAKHIATLFVEELGDFINANVDEFFSFTRYAEQLGRTASSFDQLDEFLEYETTLIEDEMLYILEEQIKQDTYDLVCFTIPFPGNLFSALRCAQFIKRAYPNLKIAFGGGYCNTELRRLSDPRIFNFVDFITLDDGEGPLLKITEFLEHKIGEEQLERTYICKNNKVLYADKKPNTIFHHKNLPAPSYIGLPTAKYLSFLDVMNPMHRMWSDGKWNKLTISHGCYWKQCSFCDVTLDYIGNYQNTTADDLVNKIEQIISETGVTGFHFVDEAAPPKMLRALANALIARKIHITWWTNIRFEKTFTPELCALLSKSGCIAVTGGLEVASDRLLAKMKKGVDIAQVARVTKAFSNENIMVHAYLMFGFPTETAQETIDSLEVVRQLFQHNCIQSAFWHQFACTSHSPVGKNPDEFQIKIVGPKFEGFAENDLYHEDPTGAEHHLYSQGLNIALNNYLNYKGFEIPLEDYFDFKVPKKTVKADLIASSLKVKP